CAATCAGTTTCGCGCCCAGCGCTTTCGCCCACTGACAGGCAATCAGCCCTACACCGCCTGCGGCCGCGTGGAACAGGAACGGTTCGTCGGGTTTGATTTCGTAAGTTTTGCGCAGCAGATAAAAAACGGTCAGTCCCTTCAGGAAAGAGGCAGCGGCCTGCTCATAAGAGATGGCATCAGGCAGGATAGCGGCCTTATCGGCCGGCACGTTGTGGACCGAACTGTAGGCGCCGAGCGCGGACTGCGCATACACCACGCGATCGCCTACGTTAATATGGTTAACGCCGCTGCCGACTTTGACGACGATGCCCGCCGCTTCGGTCCCTAAACCACTGGGCAGCGTGGGAGGCGGATAGAGTCCGCTGCGAATATAGGTATCGATAAAGTTAATGCCGATCGCTTTGTTTTCGACCTGGATTTCGTTTGCCGCCGGATCGGCGGGGGTAAAATCCACGGCCTGAAGCACGTCAGGGCCACCATGCTTATGAAATTCAATTCGTGTTGCCATGATTTCTCCAGTATCATCGGAAGATTAGCTTCAACTCACTTTTATCTCGGTAACTCCATTCACTATGGCAGGAAATAAACCCTTCAACAAACAACAGACTGATGTCCGTGACCGCGACCCGCAAGTTGCCGGACTGAAAGTACCGCCGCACTCGATTGAAGCGGAACAGTCGGTGTTGGGCGGTTTAATGCTGGATAACGAGCGCTGGGACGATGTTGCCGAGCGCGTGGTGGCGGAGGATTTTTATACCCGTCCACATCGTCACATCTTCACGGAGATGGGGCGGTTGCAGGAAACCGGCAGTCCGATTGACCTGATTACGCTCGCGGAATCGCTGGAGCGACAAGGGCAACTGGACAGCGTCGGCGGTTTTGCTTATCTGGCTGAACTCTCTAAAAATACGCCAAGTGCGGCGAACATCAGCGCGTATGCGGATATCGTGCGCGAACGTGCGGTTGTGCGCGACATGATCGCCGTCGCCCATGAAATTGCCGATGCGGGTTTTGATCCGCAAGGGCGCACCAGTGAGGATCTGCTCGATCTCGCCGAGTCCCGCGTCTTTAAAATCGCGGAAAGCCGCGCCAATAAAGACGAAGGCCCGAAAAACATTGCCGATGTGCTCGACGCCACCGTCGCGCGTATTGAACAACTGTTCCAGCAGCCGCACGACGGGGTGACGGGCGTTAACACCGGCTATGACGATCTCAACAAAAAGACCGCTGGCCTGCAGCCCTCAGACCTGATTATCGTCGCGGCGCGTCCGTCGATGGGGAAAACCACATTTGCAATGAACCTCGTCGAAAACGCGGCGATGTTGCAGGATAAACCGGTTCTTATCTTCAGTCTCGAGATGCCCTCTGAGCAGATTATGATGCGTTCTCTGGCCTCGCTGTCCCGCGTGGATCAGACCCGTATACGTACCGGGCAACTGGACGATGAGGACTGGGCGCGGATTTCCGGCACAATGGGCATCCTGCTGGAAAAACGTAACATCTATATCGATGATTCCTCTGGTCTGACGCCGACGGAAGTACGCTCCCGCGCGCGCCGTATCGCCCGCGAACACGGCGGTATCGGGCTGATTATGATCGACTACCTGCAACTGATGCGCGTGCCGTCGTTGTCCGACAACCGTACGCTGGAGATTGCCGAAATTTCCCGTTCGCTGAAAGCGCTGGCGAAAGAACTGCATGTGCCGGTTGTGGCGCTGTCGCAGCTTAACCGCTCGCTGGAACAACGTGCCGATAAGCGTCCGGTCAACTCCGACCTGCGTGAATCCGGCTCCATCGAACAGGATGCCGACTTGATCATGTTCATCTACCGTGACGAGGTTTATCACGAAAACAGCGACCTGAAAGGGATTGCGGAAATCATCATTGGTAAGCAACGTAACGGCCCTATCGGGACGGTGCGACTGACCTTTAACGGACAATGGTCGCGCTTTGATAATTATGCGGGACCTCAGTACGACGACGAGTAAATTTCCTTCACCCTTCACGCCGCAGGTGCGTTGACTGCGCTCGCTCACCCCGGTCACTTAGTTAACTAAGCTCCCGGGGATTCGCGGGCTTGTCGCCTTCCTGCAACGCGAATGGTTTTGGAAATTCTTTTTTTAATGAAGGAATGATAATGCAAGCGGCAACTGTAGTTATTAACCGCCGCGCTCTGCGACACAACCTGCAACGTCTGCGTGAGCTGGCACCCGCCAGTAAGCTGGTTGCGGTCGTGAAAGCGAACGCTTACGGACACGGTCTGTTAGAGACCGCGCGAACGCTCCCCGATGCTGACGCCTTTGGCGTGGCGCGTCTCGAAGAGGCGCTACGTCTGCGAGCGGGTGGGATCACGCAGCCCATCCTGCTACTGGAAGGCTTTTTTGAGGCAGCCGATCTGCCCACCATTTCCGCGCAGCGCCTGCATACGGCTGTCCATAACCAGGAGCAACTGGCCGCGCTGGAAGCCGCCGAACTGGATGAACCGGTGTCTGTGTGGATGAAACTTGATACCGGCATGCATCGTCTGGGCGTGCTTCCTGAAGAGGCGGACGCCTTCTGGCAGCGGCTGACGCAATGTAAAAACGTGCGTCAGCCGGTGAATATTGTCAGTCATTTTGCCCGTGCGGATGAGCCGGAATGTGGTGCCACTGAACGGCAGCTTGATGTGTTCAATACTTTTTGTGAAGGCAAAACGGGTCAACGCTCAATTGCCGCATCCGGCGGGATTTTACTCTGGCCGCAGTCACATTTTGACTGGGTGCGACCGGGCATCATTCTCTACGGCGTGTCGCCGTTGGAAAACCAGTCCACAGGAGCGGATTTCGGCTGTCAGCCGGTGATGTCGCTGACCTCCAGCCTGATTGCCGTGCGCGAGCATAAAGCAGGTGAGCCGGTAGGTTATGGCGGAACGTGGATCAGTGAACGTGATACGCGCCTTGGCGTCGTGGCGATGGGCTATGGCGATGGTTACCCGCGCGCAGCGCCATCCGGTACGCCGGTGCTGGTGAATGGTCGCGAAGTGCCGATTGTTGGCCGCGTGGCGATGGATATGATTTGCGTTGATCTTGGGCCGCAGGCGACTGACCAGGCCGGTGACCCGGTGATTTTATGGGGAGAGGGGCTCCCGGTTGAGCGTATTGCGGCAATGACTAAAGTTAGTGCTTACGAACTGATCACCCGCCTGACCTCACGGGTGGCGATGAAGTACGTCGACTAAGCGTACGCCATGCCGGATGACGCCAGCGCTTATCCGGCAATATTCCCACCAGGCGCTCGATCTTCCTCTCTATCCGGTTTATTGTGTCTTAACCCCTGCCTGTAAACCTGGAGAACCAACGCGTGTTTCAAAAAGTTGACGCCTACGCTGGCGACCCGATTCTGTCGCTCATGGAGCGGTTCAAAGAAGACCCGCGTAGTGACAAAGTGAATCTGAGTATCGGTCTGTATTACAACGAAGACGGGATTATCCCGCAGCTGAAGGCCGTGGCGGAAGCCGAAGCGCGTCTTAACGCGCAACCGCACGGTGCCTCGCTGTATCTGCCGATGGAAGGGTTAAATACCTATCGTCATACTATCGCGCCATTGCTGTTTGGGGCTGACCATCCGGTCCTCCAGCAGCAGCGAGTGGCGACGATCCAGACATTGGGCGGCTCTGGCGCGCTGAAAGTGGGCGCCGATTTCCTCAAGCGCTATTTCCCGGATTCTGGCGTGTGGGTCAGCGATCCGACGTGGGAAAACCATATCGCTATTTTTGAAGGGGCTGGATTTAGCGTCAGCACATACCCCTGGTACGACAATGCCACCAACGGTGTGCGTTTCAACGATCTGCTGGCGACCCTGAAAACGCTGCCAGCGCGCAGCATCGTTCTGCTGCATCCTTGCTGTCACAACCCGACCGGGGCAGATTTAACGCATGCGCAATGGGATGAGGTTATCGAGATCCTGAAAGCAGGCGATCTGATCCCGTTCCTCGACATTGCTTATCAGGGCTTTGGTGCGGGTATGGACGATGATGCCTATGCTATCCGCGCGATTGCCAGCGCCGGGCTGCCTGCGCTGGTCAGCAACTCGTTCTCGAAAATCTTCTCTCTGTACGGCGAGCGCGTCGGCGGGCTTTCTGTCGTTTGTGAAGATGCAACCACTGCAGGCCGCGTGCTGGGACAACTGAAGGCGACCGTACGCCGTAACTACTCCAGTCCACCGAACTTTGGTGCGCAGCTGGTTGCGACGGTACTCGGCGATGAAGCGCTGAAAGCCAACTGGCTGGCGGAAGTGGAGGCGATGCGAACCCGTATTCTGACCATGCGCCAGGAGCTGGTGAACGTGCTGACCGCTACGATTCCGGGACGTGATTTCGACTATCTGCTGCAACAGCGCGGCATGTTCAGCTATACCGGACTGAGCGCCGCTCAGGTCGATCGCCTGCGCGATGAGTTTGGCGTCTATCTGATTGCCAGTGGACGCATGTGCGTGGCTGGTCTGAACGTGGCGAACGTGCAGCGCGTGGCGAAGGCTTTTGCTGCGGTCATGTGATCGGTAAGCCGGATAAGGTGATATACCGCCTTATCCGGTCGGCCCATGATCGCTCTCATACTTATGTGATCCTTCTCCTTTTCCGGGACAAAACCGCAGAAAATCCTTCCTTTCACCTGCCAGCAGAGTTATGGTCAAAGAGTTTTTGAACAATCGGTCTACTAAAATGATAACTAAATAAATGACTTAACAGGGAAAAATATGCGAAGGCTCACACTGGCGCTGAGCGCCATCTGCTTGTTATTCACATTAAACCATTCCGCCAGCGCGCTGGCCTCTTCTCCTTCTCCGCTGAACCCTGGTACTAACGTTGCGAAACTCGCGGAACAAGCCCCCATTCATTGGGTTTCCGTGGCGCAGATCGAAAATAGCCTGGCGGGTCGTCCCCCGATGGCCGTCGGTTTTGATATTGATGACACCGTACTGTTTTCCAGCCCAGGCTTTTGGCGCGGTAAGAAAACCTGGTCCCCGGACAGCGAAGCCTATCTGAAGAACCCGGCATTCTGGGAGAAAATGAACAACGGTTGGGATGAGTTCAGTATTCCTAAAGAGGTTGCGCGCCTGCTGATCGATATGCACGTCCGTCGCGGCGACAGCATCTTTTTTATCACCGGACGTTCGCCAACAAAAACCGAAACCGTGTCGAAAACGCTGGCCGATAACTTCCACATTCCGGCGACAAATATGAACCCGGTCATTTTTGCTGGCGATAAGCCCGGTCAAAACACCAAAACCCAGTGGTTGCAGGATAAAAATATCCGCATGTTCTATGGCGATTCGGATAACGACATCACCGCCGCGCGCGATGCAGGCATTCGTGGGATCCGAATCCTGCGCGCCTCAAACTCGACCTACAAACCGTTGCCGCAGGCTGGCGGGTATGGTGAAGAAGTGATCGTAAATTCGGAGTATTAAGAGGCGGGAAGGGCATTTGCTGTTTTTTTAAACAAAATTGATCTGCCAGCTTTTACCTTTTGCTGTCTTGCTGCACACTGAGTAGATGACATTTCAGTGGAGCATCACGCTTGCGAGGGGAATAACGATGACCAATTCGGAGTTACTGCAATACTGCATGGCGAAAGTCGGCGCTGAGCAGAGTGTGCACAGTGACTGGAAAGCCACACAAATCAAAGTTGAAGATGTGCTCTTTGCCATGGTGAAAGAGGTGGAAGATCGCCCGGCGGTATCTCTGAAAACCAGCCCCGAACTGGCGGAATTGTTACGCCAGAAGCACAGCGATGTGCGTCCGAGCCGACATCTCAATAAGGCGCACTGGAGCACCGTTTATCTCGACGGCTCGCTGCCGGATTCACAAATCTATTATCTGGTGGATGCGTCATACCAACAGGCGGTCAATACACTACCGGAAGAGAAACGCAAACAGTTGCAATGAACAACGCCGTTCACATTTTCACATGAACGGCGTTTTGCGTTTTACAGCATCGGTTTGAGGAAGCGGGCAGTATGCGATGCTTCACATTCCGCCACGGTCTCAGGTGTACCGGAGACGAGGATTTCCCCGCCGCCGCTACCGCCCTCGGGTCCCAGGTCGACGATCCAGTCCGCCGTTTTGATGACGTCCAGGTTGTGCTCAATCACCACGATAGTGTTGCCCTGGTCGCGTAACTGATGGAGCACGTCCAGCAACTGCTGAATATCGGCAAAGTGCAGACCGGTGGTCGGTTCATCCAGAATATAGAGCGTCTGACCGGTACCGCGTTTCGACAGTTCACGCGCTAACTTCACGCGCTGCGCTTCACCGCCGGAAAGCGTCGTCGCCGACTGGCCGAGACGAATGTAGGTCAGACCCACATCCATCAGGGTTTGCAGCTTCCGCGCCAGCGCCGGAACGGCATCAAAGAACTCGCGGGCTTCTTCGATAGTCATATCCAGTACTTCGTGGATGGTTTTGCCCTTGTACTTAATCTCCAGCGTTTCGCGGTTATAGCGCTTGCCTTTGCACTGGTCGCAAGGTACGTAAATATCCGGCAGGAAGTGCATTTCGACTTTAATCACGCCATCGCCCTGACAGGCTTCGCAACGCCCACCGCGAACGTTAAAGCTGAAACGCCCCGGTGTATAGCCGCGTGAGCGTGATTCCGGCACTCCGGCAAACAGTTCGCGTACCGGCGTAAACACCCCGGTATAGGTTGCCGGGTTGGAACGCGGCGTCCGGCCGATTGGGCTCTGATCGATATCGATAACTTTGTCGAAATGCTCCAGTCCCTGCACGTCACGATACGGTGCCGGTTCGGCGATCGTGGCGCCGTTCAGCTGGCGCTGAGCAATCGGGAACAGCGTATCGTTGATCAGGGTCGATTTACCGGAACCCGACACGCCGGTGATGCAGGTGAACAGTCCCACCGGCAGTGTCAGCGTCACGTCTTTCAGGTTGTTGCCGCGTGCGCCGGTCAGTTTCAGCACTTTCTCCGGATTCGCAGGCACCCGCTGTTTCGGCACTGCAATCTTGCGCTTGCCACTCATGTACTGGCCGGTCAGGGATTCCGGTACCGCCATAATGGCTTCCAGCGGACCTTCGGCAACGACTTCGCCACCGTGGACGCCGGCTCCCGGACCGATATCAATCACGTGATCGGCGGCGCGAATCGCATCTTCATCGTGCTCCACCACTATCACGGTATTGCCCAGATTACGCAGGTGGATCAGCGTCCCCAGCAGACGTTCGTTATCGCGCTGATGAAGACCGATGGACGGTTCATCCAGCACGTACATCACCCCGACCAGCCCGGCACCAATCTGACTTGCCAGACGAATACGTTGGGCTTCACCGCCGGACAGCGTTTCCGCGGAACGGGACAGCGTCAGGTAGTTAAGGCCGACATTGACCAGGAACTTGAGGCGATCGCCAATCTCTTTGAGGATTTTCTCTGCAATCTTCGCCCGCTGACCTGCGAGCTTGAGATTGTTGAAGAAGTCCATCGCATGGCCGATGCTCATGTCAGAGATGGTCGGCAGCGGCGTATTCTCAACGAAGACGTGGCGGGCTTCGCGACGCAGACGGGTTCCTTCACAGCTGGCGCACGGACGGTTGCTGATGAACTTAGCTAACTCTTCACGTACCGCACTGGATTCCGTCTCTTTATAGCGGCGCTCCATATTGTGCAGCACGCCTTCAAACGGATGGCGGCGCACGGAGGTGTCGCCACGATCGTTCATATACTTAAATTCAATATTCTCTTTCCCGGAGCCGTACAGCACCACTTTATGCACGTTCGCATTCAGGCTGGCCCATGGGGCTTCAACGTCGAACTTATAGTGTTCCGCCAGTGATTTCAGCATCTGGAAATAATAGAAGTTCCGCCGATCCCAGCCACGGATGGCGCCGCCAGCCAGCGACAGCTCAGGGTTCTGGATCACGCGATCGGGGTCAAAATACTGCTGTACGCCGAGGCCGTCGCAGGTTGGACAGGCACCCGCCGGGTTGTTAAAGGAGAACAGGCGCGGTTCCAGTTCGCGCATGCTGTAGCCACAAATTGGGCAGGCAAAGTTGGCGGAAAAGAGCAGTTCTTCTGCTTTTTCGTCGTCCATATCGGCAACCACCGCCGTCCCGCCGGAAAGCTCCAGCGCGGTCTCAAACGATTCCGCCAGACGGGTGCTGAGATCGTCACGCACTTTGAAACGATCAATCACCACTTCGATGGTGTGTTTCTTTTGTAGCTCCAGTTTTGGCGGATCGGATAGGTCACACACTTCGCCATCAATACGGGCGCGGATATAACCCTGGCTTGCCAGGTTTTCCAGCGTTTTGGTGTGCTCGCCCTTCCGCTCTTTAATGACCGGTGCCAGCAGCATCAGACGCTTGCCTTCCGGTTGCGACAGGACGTTATCCACCATTTGACTGACGGTCTGCGCCGCCAGTGGGACATCGTGATCCGGGCAGCGCGGTTCGCCGACGCGGGCAAACAGCAGACGCAGGTAGTCGTGGATCTCGGTAATGGTACCAACCGTGGAGCGCGGGTTGTGAGACGTCGACTTTTGTTCAATTGAGATGGCGGGTGACAACCCCTCAATATGATCGACATCCGGCTTTTCCATCAGCGACAGAAACTGACGCGCATAGGCAGAAAGGGATTCAACGTAACGACGCTGCCCTTCGGCATACAAGGTGTCGAAAGCGAGCGAGGATTTGCCTGACCCCGAAAGCCCGGTCACGACAATCAATTTGTCGCGGGGGATGACGAGGTTGATGTTTTTGAGATTATGGGTGCGGGCGCCCCGAACTTCGATCTTATCCATTCACCTTTCCCGGATTAAACGCTTTTTTGCCCGGCGCAGCAGGGTGCCACCGGCGATCACAAACGGTTAATTATGACACAATAAAACCTGAATGGATATACAGTATTGGAATGCAAAACACAGAGTCTTGTGTAACAATGTCCGGCTGAAGTTGTTTCGCGGAATCCGCGTCGCAACGTAGTAAAATCGCTATTGGTAATGCTACAATCGCGCGTTTACACTTATTAAGAAACGTTTTCAGGAGACTCGATCATGGCCAGCAGAGGCGTAAACAAGGTTATTCTCGTGGGTAATCTGGGCCAGGACCCGGAAGTACGCTACATGCCGAATGGTGGCGCTGTTGCCAACATCACGCTGGCTACTTCCGAATCCTGGCGTGACAAGCAGACCGGCGAGATGAAAGAGCAGACGGAATGGCACCGCGTTGTGCTGTTCGGCAAACTGGCGGAAGTCGCCAGCGAATATCTGCGTAAAGGTTCTCAGGTCTACATTGAGGGCCAGCTGCGTACCCGCAAATGGACCGATCAGTCCGGCGTTGAGAAGTACACCACGGAAGTGGTGGTGAACGTTGGCGGCACCATGCAAATGCTGGGTGGTCGTCAGGGCGGCGGCGCACCGGCTGGTGGCCAGCAGCAGCAAGGTAGTTGGGGTCAGCCTCAGCAGCCACAGGGCGGTAACCAGTTCAGCGGCGGCGCGCAGCCTCGCCCGCAGCAGCAGTCAGCTCCGGCAGCCCCGTCTAACGAACCGCCAATGGATTTCGACGACGATATCCCGTTCTGATCATTATTAATGTCGAAATCTCAGTACCGTTATAAGACCCCGTGAAAACGGGGTTTTTTTGTCAGTTTATCTCCCGCAAAGTAAATAAACCTACATACTTTTCAATAAGATAATTAAACTGCTTGTGATCAAGTCATGGCGATAATTATCGGTTATCCTGCGTTCGCAACTTTCACCCATCAAGACTGAACCTTGCCGGGCTTTTCAGGGAAACACGATCAGCCTGTCAGCGAACACAAGGAAATTAGAATGAACAAAGCCATTTTAATGCCGGTTGATATTCTGGCGATGGACCTTTCTGACAAAGCGATTGCCTGGGCCGATCACATGCTCAATAAAGAGGAGGGCGTTCTGCATCTGCTGCACGTTTTCCCCAAACTGCACACGTCGCCGATTCGCGGTTTTGCTTCGGATATCAAAAAATACGAAGAGTACATGACCAACGATGCGCAGGAGAAAATGCTCGCCCTGGCGAGAAAATTCAAAACGCCGCTGGAGAGGATTCGCTTTGAAGTCCGTCACGGCAATATTCGCGATGAGGTGAACGACGCGGCGGCGGCGCATAATGCTGAAATGATTATTATCGGCTCACGCAAGCCGGGGATTGCCACCCATCTGCTGGGCTCGGCAGCTGCCAATATTTTACGTTACGCAAAGGTGCCGGTAATGGTTGTGCGTTAATCCGCCATCGCAGACGAAAAAGGCCTCCCGTTTTGGGAGGCCTTTTTACTGCCGGATACCCGCCGGTTATTTCCGGCGGAATTTGCGGGTGAGCGGTTTCTCAATCTCAACAATGAAGAACAGCGCGATGCCAATGGCAAAGGTAATGCCCCAGTAGCGCAGCGGTAGCGCTTCGGTACCAAACAGCATCTGCAGGAACGGGATATAGATAATCGCTAGCTGCAGCAGCAACAGAATACCGCTGACCAGCCAGATGCCTTTATTCATCAGCAGACCGCGACCCAGCGAGAAGCCATCAGAGACGCGGCAGTTAAGCATATAGACCCACTGCGCCGTCACCAGCGTCTGCAACAGAACCGTACGGATGAATTCCGGGCTGTGACCGCGTGGCTGCAGCCAGGCTTCCAGCATAAAGGCGCAGGCGGCAATCAGCGTACCGACAAAACCAACGCGCCAGATAGCAAAGCCATCCATCACGTTCTCGTTACTCTGACGCGGTGGGCGGCGCATGATATTGCGCTCACCGGCTTCAAACGCCAGGCCGAATGACAGCGTGGCGGAGGTCGCCATGTTCATCCACAGGATCAGCACCGGGGTCAGGGGGATCAAATTACCCGCCAGCAGCGCGACGATGATCAGCAGGCCCTGCGCCAGGTTAGTTGGCATGATAAACAGAATGGTTTTCTTCAGGTTGTCGTAGACGCGACGCCCCTCCTGTACCGCGCTGGCGATGGTCGCGAAGTTATCGTCCGTCAGCACCATGTCGGCGGCTTCTTTCGTCACTTCGGTGCCTTTAATACCCATCGCGATCCCCACGTCGGCCTGCTTCAGCGCCGGGGCATCGTTCACGCCATCGCCTGTCATGCCGACGATCTCACCCTTATCTTGCAGGGCTTTTACCAGACGCAGTTTATGTTCCGGGCTGGTACGGGCAAAAATATCGTAGGTGACGGCGGCTTCGGCGAGTTCAGCCTCATTCATCTGCTCGAGCTCATAGCCCGTCACCGCGTGGCGGCTGTTATGGATGCCCAACATGCCGCCGATGCTCATGGCGGTTTGCGGGTGATCGCCGGTGATCATTTTGACGCGGATCCCGGCCTGCTGACAGGTGTCGATCGCCGCAATGGCTTCCGGGCGCGGCGGATCCATCATCCCGGCGATGCCGAGGAAAATGAGCCCTTCGTGCAGACAGTCATGGGTTAGCGCACTGGCATCGGCACGCGTGGGTTTCCAGGCGGCGGCCACCATTCGCAGGCCTTCTTTGGCATAGCGGGCAATTTCAGCCTCCCAGTGCGGCTGGGTAAAGGCTTCCGTACCGTTCGCGGTTTGCTGCAATTGGCAGAGTTTAAACAGCACATCCGGCGCCCCGGTCACCAGCACGCGCTCGTCGTCGCCGATGCGATAGTGCGTCGCCATGTATTTGTACTGGGAATCGAACGGGATTTTACTGCGCAGTTCGCAGTCAATGGCTGGCAGCATCGCTTTGGCGGCCAGCACTTTCAGCGCCCCTTCAGTTGGCCCGCCGGTAATCCCCCAGTGGCCCTTTTCATCGCGAATCAACTGGCTGTCGTTGCACAGGTCAATCGTGCGCAGATAGTTTTCAAGCAGACTGCCTGGCACAATCTCTGCCAGCGCGTCGTTTTCCTCGACGTGGATCTCACCCGCTGGCTCGTAGCTATTGCCCTGCACGCGGTAATTTTTATCTGCCGTGATGATGGCCTTGACCGTCATCTCGTTCATGGTCAGGGTGCCGGTCTTATCGGAACAGATCACCGACATGGCACCCAGCGTTTCAACAGTAGGCAATTTGCGGATAATCGCGTGTTTGCGGGCCATGGTCTGTACGCCCAGCGACAAGATGATCGAGATAATCGCCGGTAAGCCTTCCGGTACGGCCGCGACAGCAAGGCTGATTAACGAAAGCAGCAGTTCACCCATCGGCATGTCGCGCAGCAGCAGGCTGAAGATAAACAGCCCGACCATCATGGCGAGAATGAGGGAGAAAATCGCTTTGCCGAGCTTATCCATCTGCACCAGTAGCGGCGTACGGTGCTTCTCGATCCCGGTCATCATCTGGTTAATATGGCCCAGTTCCGTCGCTTCCCCGGTGGCGATCACCACGCCAAGCCCGGCTCCGGCACTAATGGTGGTGCCAGAGAACAGCAGGTTTTTGCGATCGCCCAGCGGCAGTTCGCCTGTCAGCGCATCTGCTGTTTTATCCACCACGGTAGATTCGCCGGTCAGGATGGCCTCTTCAACCCGCAGGTTGTGAGCCTCCATGACGCGAAGATCGGCGGGGATGCGGCCGCCCGCCCGCAGCACTACGATATCGCCAACGACCAGCTCGGTGGTCGCGACCGTCTCATGTTGCCCGTTACGCACCACCACGGCGGAAGCGGAGAGCATATTGCGGATACTTTTCAGCGACTTTTCCGCGTTATTTTCCTGAATGTGACCTATCAGGGCATTGATCACTGCGACGCCGAGGATGACGGCAGTATCCACCCAGTGCCCCATCACGGCGGTGAGGGCCGCTGCGGCGATCAGAACGTAAATTAGAACATCGTGAAAATGGGCCAGAAAGCGTAGCCAGGCAGGTTTGCCGGCTTTTTCAGGCAGTGCGTTAAGGCCATCCCTGGCGAGACGTGCGCTGGCCTCATTATGAGTCAGCCCGGAAGGTTGGCTCTGCTGATTTTTCAGAACCTCCTCAACGGTCAGCTGGTACGGCTTTTTTCCAGCGCATGGCGCAGAATGGAGACGATTGCTGTTCGGCATTCTGGTCAAAGTAAAATTCCTCGAAGTATTAAATTTTAATATTTTGAAACACACGCATACTATTTGAATAATGCCTGCAGATATTTGACATTAATCAATGGCCTTTCTGTAATTATTATTTTATCTTTGAATGAAGATGATATTTTCCCATGCGTGTCATGGGGTTAAATGGAAATGTAAATTTAGGAAAGGAGGTTTTATGTTTGGAATTTATAATGCTAAGAAGTTGATTTTATTGATTGTTTTTGCGATTGTTGTAGCAGCCATTAGCGGTATTTCAACTTATGCCTTTGTAAAATATCTGGGGTGAGAATAATAAAAACAGCCTTCCTTACATAACTTTTAAATCCTGAATAATAATGACAATAGGGAAGCTGATACAGAACGAAATAATATATTTTTAGCTGCGGTCTGTTGAGTAAACAGACCGCACCAGATGAACGCATAATAGACATGGGCTTGCTGAAATCGGGACGGGATGATTTTTTCCGCAAGAGATAGGGTTGGCATTTTCTGGAAACAATAAAAAGCCTCCGTCAGGGAGGCTCAGGTGAAATCAGGTGAAATCAGGTCAATACCATCGGCCACTCTGGCGGGGTCTGACTCATCACTTCGACCATCACGGATTCAATGTTCTTCCAGATGGCGGAGAGATCCATCAGGGTGATGCCGAGTAATCCCGTCGCAAACCAACAGGCGGCGGCGACGCCGA
The DNA window shown above is from Citrobacter farmeri and carries:
- a CDS encoding quinone oxidoreductase — its product is MATRIEFHKHGGPDVLQAVDFTPADPAANEIQVENKAIGINFIDTYIRSGLYPPPTLPSGLGTEAAGIVVKVGSGVNHINVGDRVVYAQSALGAYSSVHNVPADKAAILPDAISYEQAAASFLKGLTVFYLLRKTYEIKPDEPFLFHAAAGGVGLIACQWAKALGAKLIGTVGSAQKAQRALDAGAWQVINYREENIVERVKAITGGKKVRVVYDSVGKDTWEASLDCLQRRGLMVSFGNASGPVTGVNLGILNQKGSLYATRPSLQGYITNAEELTEASNELFSLIASGVIKVDVADSQKYPLKEARRAHEVLESRATQGSSLLIP
- the dnaB gene encoding replicative DNA helicase, encoding MAGNKPFNKQQTDVRDRDPQVAGLKVPPHSIEAEQSVLGGLMLDNERWDDVAERVVAEDFYTRPHRHIFTEMGRLQETGSPIDLITLAESLERQGQLDSVGGFAYLAELSKNTPSAANISAYADIVRERAVVRDMIAVAHEIADAGFDPQGRTSEDLLDLAESRVFKIAESRANKDEGPKNIADVLDATVARIEQLFQQPHDGVTGVNTGYDDLNKKTAGLQPSDLIIVAARPSMGKTTFAMNLVENAAMLQDKPVLIFSLEMPSEQIMMRSLASLSRVDQTRIRTGQLDDEDWARISGTMGILLEKRNIYIDDSSGLTPTEVRSRARRIAREHGGIGLIMIDYLQLMRVPSLSDNRTLEIAEISRSLKALAKELHVPVVALSQLNRSLEQRADKRPVNSDLRESGSIEQDADLIMFIYRDEVYHENSDLKGIAEIIIGKQRNGPIGTVRLTFNGQWSRFDNYAGPQYDDE
- the alr gene encoding alanine racemase — encoded protein: MQAATVVINRRALRHNLQRLRELAPASKLVAVVKANAYGHGLLETARTLPDADAFGVARLEEALRLRAGGITQPILLLEGFFEAADLPTISAQRLHTAVHNQEQLAALEAAELDEPVSVWMKLDTGMHRLGVLPEEADAFWQRLTQCKNVRQPVNIVSHFARADEPECGATERQLDVFNTFCEGKTGQRSIAASGGILLWPQSHFDWVRPGIILYGVSPLENQSTGADFGCQPVMSLTSSLIAVREHKAGEPVGYGGTWISERDTRLGVVAMGYGDGYPRAAPSGTPVLVNGREVPIVGRVAMDMICVDLGPQATDQAGDPVILWGEGLPVERIAAMTKVSAYELITRLTSRVAMKYVD
- the tyrB gene encoding aromatic amino acid transaminase, yielding MFQKVDAYAGDPILSLMERFKEDPRSDKVNLSIGLYYNEDGIIPQLKAVAEAEARLNAQPHGASLYLPMEGLNTYRHTIAPLLFGADHPVLQQQRVATIQTLGGSGALKVGADFLKRYFPDSGVWVSDPTWENHIAIFEGAGFSVSTYPWYDNATNGVRFNDLLATLKTLPARSIVLLHPCCHNPTGADLTHAQWDEVIEILKAGDLIPFLDIAYQGFGAGMDDDAYAIRAIASAGLPALVSNSFSKIFSLYGERVGGLSVVCEDATTAGRVLGQLKATVRRNYSSPPNFGAQLVATVLGDEALKANWLAEVEAMRTRILTMRQELVNVLTATIPGRDFDYLLQQRGMFSYTGLSAAQVDRLRDEFGVYLIASGRMCVAGLNVANVQRVAKAFAAVM
- the aphA gene encoding acid phosphatase AphA, whose protein sequence is MRRLTLALSAICLLFTLNHSASALASSPSPLNPGTNVAKLAEQAPIHWVSVAQIENSLAGRPPMAVGFDIDDTVLFSSPGFWRGKKTWSPDSEAYLKNPAFWEKMNNGWDEFSIPKEVARLLIDMHVRRGDSIFFITGRSPTKTETVSKTLADNFHIPATNMNPVIFAGDKPGQNTKTQWLQDKNIRMFYGDSDNDITAARDAGIRGIRILRASNSTYKPLPQAGGYGEEVIVNSEY
- a CDS encoding MmcQ/YjbR family DNA-binding protein, giving the protein MTNSELLQYCMAKVGAEQSVHSDWKATQIKVEDVLFAMVKEVEDRPAVSLKTSPELAELLRQKHSDVRPSRHLNKAHWSTVYLDGSLPDSQIYYLVDASYQQAVNTLPEEKRKQLQ